One window of Paenibacillus sp. FSL K6-3182 genomic DNA carries:
- a CDS encoding NAD(P)H-dependent oxidoreductase yields MSSNKKILIIQGNPNPTSYCSSLAKAYADGAVQGGAEVRIIHLHELSFNPNLAFGYAKRTELEPDLLEAQASIKWADHLVFIYPTWWGTLPALLKGFLDRVLLPGFAFKYREGSIFWDKLLSGKTARLIVTLDTPVWYNRFVYGQPGHRAMKKATLQFCGINPVRITNIGPVKGSTDTKRGKWLAIVGKLGNKGS; encoded by the coding sequence GTGAGCTCAAACAAAAAGATACTTATCATTCAAGGAAATCCCAACCCTACCAGCTATTGCAGCTCTTTGGCAAAGGCTTATGCTGACGGCGCGGTGCAGGGCGGCGCAGAGGTTCGAATCATACATCTGCATGAGCTAAGCTTTAATCCTAATCTTGCCTTCGGCTATGCGAAGCGTACAGAGCTTGAACCGGATTTGCTAGAAGCTCAAGCATCGATTAAGTGGGCGGATCATCTCGTCTTTATTTATCCGACTTGGTGGGGGACGCTGCCGGCTTTGCTCAAAGGTTTTTTGGATCGGGTGCTGCTGCCAGGTTTCGCTTTTAAATATCGTGAAGGCTCTATATTTTGGGATAAGCTGTTGTCTGGCAAAACAGCTCGCTTGATCGTTACACTGGATACGCCAGTATGGTACAACCGCTTTGTATATGGTCAGCCAGGGCATCGCGCAATGAAGAAAGCAACACTTCAATTTTGTGGAATTAATCCAGTACGGATTACGAATATTGGTCCAGTGAAAGGTTCTACGGATACGAAACGAGGCAAATGGCTAGCGATTGTTGGTAAGCTTGGTAATAAAGGCTCCTAA
- a CDS encoding DNA topoisomerase III — translation MKSLVLAEKPSVAKEIARVLGCGQKHKGYMEGPKYVVTWALGHLVTLAEPEDYDPKYKTWNLEDLPLLPPKMNLKIMKETSQQYRTVAQLCKRQDISELIIATDAGREGELVARWIMELVHWRKPFKRLWISSQTDKAIKDGFNTLKPGKDYNNLYASAVCRAEADWLIGLNVTRALTTKYNAQLAAGRVQTPTLAMLMEREQEIQSFQSQPYWNVSADFGSFSAHWREQDAHDGRVWSRADADAIAARIKQGTAKVSKLRTLEKSEPHPQAYDLTELQRDANKRLGFSAKQTSNVLQKLYEQHKLVTYPRTDSRYLSSDMVPTLKGRLESISAVGPYTQLARKLVRMQLPITKRIVDDSKVTDHHAIIPTEQFVNLSALSNDERRLYDLIVKRFISLFYGPYRYDETSVVLAVGKDMLYAKGKIEKEKGWKEIYQSDAYSSVQDDDDDDGAGSGQGKSDGQPAQLLPPLSIGQSLPVKQEKVRELRTMPPARYTEATLLTRMEKHSLGTPATRADIIEKLLGTDTITRTQNKLMPTGKGKQLIELVVNELRSPDLTAKWEQELERIAKGKGDPAAFMKNVRQQAAKWVSEVIAETKEYKPHNLTHSRCPECEKPLLEINGKRGKSLVCSDRECGYRRSAEPTLSNKRCPQCHKKMEIKDGKAGKFAQCKPCNVIEMLGDKQSGKVNRKQNQKLIEQYSDNTSMSNSLADKLKAALEKQSGK, via the coding sequence ATGAAATCGCTTGTACTGGCAGAAAAACCGAGTGTGGCGAAGGAAATAGCCCGTGTACTCGGCTGCGGACAGAAACATAAAGGCTACATGGAAGGCCCTAAATATGTTGTAACTTGGGCGCTGGGACATTTGGTGACACTGGCTGAACCTGAGGATTACGATCCGAAATATAAAACTTGGAATTTGGAAGATTTGCCGCTGCTTCCGCCAAAAATGAATTTAAAAATTATGAAAGAAACATCACAGCAATATCGTACAGTAGCTCAGCTATGTAAACGGCAAGATATTAGTGAGCTTATCATCGCTACGGATGCTGGCCGAGAAGGCGAGTTAGTCGCTCGCTGGATTATGGAGCTTGTTCATTGGCGCAAGCCGTTTAAGCGTCTTTGGATTTCATCTCAGACGGACAAAGCGATAAAGGACGGCTTCAACACTTTAAAGCCAGGCAAGGACTATAACAATTTGTATGCTTCGGCCGTTTGCCGAGCAGAAGCGGATTGGTTGATTGGATTAAACGTAACGAGAGCATTAACGACCAAATACAACGCACAGCTAGCAGCTGGACGCGTGCAAACGCCAACGCTTGCCATGCTGATGGAGCGGGAACAAGAAATACAATCGTTTCAATCGCAGCCATATTGGAATGTGTCCGCTGATTTTGGCTCATTCTCTGCGCATTGGCGGGAGCAGGATGCACACGATGGAAGAGTATGGAGCCGTGCTGATGCTGATGCGATCGCCGCTCGTATCAAGCAGGGAACAGCAAAGGTAAGCAAGCTTCGCACCTTGGAGAAATCAGAGCCGCATCCTCAGGCCTATGACCTTACTGAGCTGCAGCGAGATGCCAATAAACGTCTGGGCTTCTCGGCCAAACAAACGTCTAACGTGCTTCAGAAGCTTTACGAGCAGCATAAGCTGGTTACATATCCGCGTACAGATTCCAGATATTTGTCGAGCGATATGGTTCCAACCTTAAAGGGTCGTTTAGAGAGTATCTCTGCTGTTGGCCCATACACACAGCTGGCTCGCAAGCTTGTCAGAATGCAGCTTCCGATAACGAAGCGGATTGTAGATGACAGTAAAGTAACAGACCATCATGCTATTATTCCTACAGAACAATTCGTAAACTTGTCTGCTCTTAGCAATGATGAGCGCAGATTATATGATTTAATCGTAAAACGGTTTATTTCATTATTTTATGGACCTTATCGTTACGATGAGACGAGTGTCGTGCTTGCTGTAGGCAAAGATATGTTATACGCAAAAGGGAAGATCGAGAAAGAAAAGGGCTGGAAGGAAATTTATCAATCAGATGCTTATTCTTCCGTTCAAGATGATGATGACGACGACGGAGCGGGATCAGGTCAAGGGAAATCCGACGGACAGCCTGCTCAGCTGCTTCCGCCGCTATCCATCGGACAATCGCTCCCTGTGAAGCAGGAAAAGGTGCGCGAGCTTCGCACAATGCCGCCAGCACGCTATACAGAAGCGACACTGCTTACTCGCATGGAGAAGCACAGTCTTGGAACACCGGCAACAAGAGCTGATATTATTGAAAAACTGCTCGGAACAGATACGATAACTCGGACGCAAAACAAGCTGATGCCAACGGGAAAAGGAAAGCAGCTGATTGAACTCGTAGTAAACGAGCTCAGAAGTCCTGATTTAACAGCAAAATGGGAGCAGGAGTTGGAGCGTATTGCGAAAGGTAAAGGCGACCCGGCTGCCTTTATGAAAAATGTTAGACAGCAGGCTGCGAAATGGGTTTCTGAGGTTATTGCTGAGACGAAGGAATATAAACCGCATAATTTGACCCATTCACGCTGTCCTGAATGCGAGAAGCCGTTGCTCGAAATTAACGGAAAACGAGGCAAATCGCTCGTCTGCTCAGATCGTGAATGCGGCTATCGCCGTTCAGCAGAGCCAACGCTCTCCAATAAGCGCTGCCCGCAATGCCATAAGAAAATGGAAATTAAAGACGGCAAAGCAGGGAAATTTGCACAATGCAAACCATGCAATGTCATCGAAATGCTTGGCGATAAGCAAAGCGGCAAAGTGAATCGCAAGCAAAACCAGAAACTGATTGAACAGTACAGTGATAATACGTCAATGTCCAATAGCTTGGCAGATAAGCTAAAGGCAGCACTCGAGAAACAATCAGGTAAATAA
- a CDS encoding metallophosphoesterase: MLSPIISFQVITDTHVTNDRDHIHNKHFEQALLDIAAHASNSIGIMHVGDVTDHGLRPEYEEFTRIWEANKAGLPEMLLTYGNHDIFLGEWSSQLKLYESSTGMKGPYYDRWLEGYHFIFLGSEQGLKDFAYLSTEQLDWLDERLGEQASASKPVFLFLHQPLKDTVAGSLEEQGWYGVTQDKELKAILKKHPQTIMFNGHTHWELEAGHTCFEGKGETATIFNTASVAYLWTNEDEYKEGSQGYQVDVYANKIIVRGRDYTTSSWIENEQYEFNW, from the coding sequence ATGCTATCTCCAATTATTAGTTTTCAAGTCATTACGGACACCCATGTTACGAATGACCGGGATCATATTCACAATAAGCATTTCGAGCAAGCGCTTCTTGATATTGCGGCACATGCTTCTAACAGTATAGGCATAATGCATGTTGGAGATGTGACGGATCATGGACTCCGACCTGAATATGAGGAGTTTACCCGCATTTGGGAAGCAAACAAAGCAGGACTGCCAGAGATGCTGCTTACGTATGGCAATCATGATATTTTTTTAGGTGAATGGAGCAGTCAGCTTAAACTCTATGAATCTAGCACCGGCATGAAAGGCCCATATTATGATAGATGGCTGGAGGGCTATCATTTTATTTTTCTTGGCTCGGAGCAAGGATTAAAGGATTTCGCCTATTTGAGTACAGAGCAGCTTGACTGGCTTGATGAGCGTCTTGGTGAGCAGGCATCAGCATCAAAGCCGGTATTTTTGTTCCTGCATCAGCCGCTGAAGGATACGGTTGCCGGCTCGCTCGAGGAGCAGGGCTGGTATGGTGTAACTCAGGACAAAGAATTGAAAGCAATACTGAAAAAGCATCCTCAGACAATCATGTTTAACGGACATACCCATTGGGAGCTGGAAGCTGGACATACCTGCTTTGAAGGAAAAGGTGAAACGGCGACCATATTTAATACGGCATCTGTCGCTTATTTATGGACGAATGAGGATGAGTACAAAGAGGGCAGCCAAGGTTATCAGGTTGATGTGTACGCAAATAAGATTATTGTGCGCGGCAGAGACTATACGACTTCCTCATGGATCGAAAATGAGCAATATGAATTTAATTGGTAA
- a CDS encoding YheC/YheD family protein translates to MGDNQGRQLASKWAKTAILLSHSSIAPHIPPTRRFTANNLRSMLDTHQMVVVKPVVGAGGHGVIKVTRDGDGYTYTYYSQTKRFASFAGLVGSLNNERRGRAYIIQKGIYLATVDGRPIDYRVKYVKTDNGWVYRAIVGRIARKGLFVTNLCRGGTLVSAADGISRSLSSAQVGEKKRKMRELTVLSTNVLEAKYPGIGQLGFDYGIDKQGKIWIFEVNTRPQ, encoded by the coding sequence TTGGGTGATAATCAGGGTAGGCAATTAGCTAGCAAATGGGCTAAGACGGCAATACTGCTCTCTCATTCCAGCATCGCACCGCATATTCCTCCAACACGGAGATTTACGGCCAATAACCTCAGAAGCATGTTGGATACACATCAAATGGTTGTTGTTAAGCCAGTAGTCGGTGCTGGCGGACACGGCGTTATTAAGGTTACGCGAGACGGTGATGGGTATACCTATACTTATTATTCGCAGACGAAACGATTCGCTAGTTTTGCGGGTTTAGTAGGATCGCTTAACAATGAGCGTAGAGGCCGTGCTTATATTATTCAAAAAGGGATATATTTGGCAACGGTGGACGGCAGGCCTATTGATTACCGAGTAAAATATGTGAAGACGGATAACGGCTGGGTCTATCGTGCAATTGTAGGGCGAATTGCTAGAAAAGGGCTGTTCGTAACTAATTTATGCCGAGGCGGCACATTGGTTTCAGCAGCAGACGGGATTAGCAGATCCCTATCTTCAGCACAGGTAGGGGAAAAGAAGCGGAAGATGCGTGAGCTTACCGTATTATCGACAAATGTGCTTGAAGCCAAGTACCCCGGAATTGGCCAGCTAGGGTTTGATTACGGCATTGATAAACAAGGTAAAATATGGATATTTGAAGTGAATACAAGGCCGCAATAA
- a CDS encoding extracellular solute-binding protein has translation MLKMKQGLALMMVTSFAVLAACGQTAGNTKTNNGANADPTNEANEAPAPKEPVTIEFWYGLGGKLGETMKEKIDLFNNSQQEVIVKGIAQADYSETEQKLQAAIAAKQAPAAVLSSNMNWAKKGLFADMSELIGADSSFNKEDFVQTFLEQGQLDGKQYFLPMYGTTQVMYYRKDALEKNGLTTEDFKTWESLAASASKMAIKANGKTSFYGWEPMWGMENMMDAVLGKGGTVLSDDGKTVMIDSPEWVETWEIFRKWIHEDKVMTIHSGGQGWEYWYKTIDDVMKGQAAGYTGSSGDQGDLDFNIVGAMEQPGWDGIGAGKPVASAIMAGIPAGVSEEQKEAAYKWLTFFSETKNTASWSIGTGYIAVRSSALEDEEYKAFSQKNPQIKVPLMQAAHASAPFQDPTGGKINDALKIAADKVQIGNVSAEKALKEAKEAAQKELDRLK, from the coding sequence ATGTTGAAAATGAAGCAAGGGTTAGCTCTGATGATGGTAACCAGTTTTGCGGTACTGGCAGCATGTGGACAAACAGCAGGAAATACGAAAACGAATAATGGAGCTAATGCAGATCCAACCAATGAGGCAAACGAAGCTCCTGCTCCTAAAGAGCCAGTTACGATTGAGTTCTGGTATGGGCTTGGCGGCAAGCTTGGCGAAACGATGAAGGAAAAAATCGACTTATTCAACAACTCGCAGCAGGAGGTAATCGTGAAAGGGATCGCCCAAGCGGATTACTCCGAAACCGAGCAGAAGCTTCAAGCTGCGATTGCAGCGAAGCAAGCGCCTGCTGCAGTTCTTTCCTCTAATATGAACTGGGCAAAAAAAGGATTATTCGCTGACATGAGCGAATTAATTGGTGCTGACTCTTCTTTCAATAAAGAAGACTTTGTACAAACATTTCTTGAGCAAGGACAGCTGGACGGCAAACAATATTTCCTACCGATGTATGGCACGACGCAGGTCATGTATTATCGCAAGGACGCACTTGAGAAGAACGGACTTACAACAGAAGATTTTAAGACATGGGAAAGCTTAGCTGCTTCGGCGTCGAAGATGGCGATTAAAGCGAATGGAAAAACAAGCTTCTACGGCTGGGAGCCGATGTGGGGCATGGAAAATATGATGGATGCAGTATTAGGCAAAGGCGGAACCGTTCTAAGTGATGATGGCAAAACCGTGATGATTGACTCTCCGGAATGGGTAGAGACATGGGAGATATTCCGCAAATGGATTCATGAAGATAAAGTGATGACGATCCACTCCGGCGGCCAAGGATGGGAATATTGGTACAAAACGATCGACGATGTTATGAAGGGACAAGCTGCAGGCTATACGGGCTCAAGCGGCGATCAAGGTGATCTTGATTTCAATATCGTTGGGGCAATGGAGCAACCGGGCTGGGACGGCATAGGTGCAGGCAAACCTGTTGCAAGTGCAATTATGGCAGGCATTCCAGCTGGCGTTAGTGAAGAACAAAAAGAGGCGGCATACAAATGGCTTACGTTCTTCTCTGAAACGAAAAATACCGCATCATGGTCGATTGGTACGGGCTATATCGCAGTTCGCTCATCCGCACTTGAGGACGAGGAATACAAAGCATTCAGCCAGAAAAACCCTCAAATTAAAGTGCCGCTTATGCAGGCAGCTCATGCATCTGCGCCATTCCAGGACCCGACAGGCGGCAAAATAAACGATGCGCTTAAGATTGCAGCTGATAAAGTGCAAATCGGAAATGTTTCTGCCGAGAAAGCGCTCAAGGAAGCGAAGGAAGCAGCACAGAAGGAGCTCGACAGATTAAAATAG
- a CDS encoding sugar ABC transporter permease: protein MIKRDMAKEWKALLFTLPAMIPLIVFWLIPLGTIFYLSFTDWDFMSPVKTFVGFENYIYLFSNSAFYQSLAVTLLFCLGSVLPVMAFGLTLALLLNRKMKGSVIYRTLLFSPWVTPTVAVSIVWSWIFEPKVGMANTVLRWFGFDGIGWLQDTRWALAGVLIVTIWKLMGWSMVFFLVALQNLPRELLQAGELDGAGSWSKLRYITIPLISPTTFFLFIVQTISALQAYDQINVLTQGGPAGSTRTLLYMYYQSAFESFDIGEASSVAVVLVAICMVLSIVSFAISRKTVHYSP, encoded by the coding sequence ATGATAAAACGCGATATGGCTAAGGAATGGAAGGCTCTATTGTTCACGCTGCCGGCTATGATTCCATTGATTGTATTTTGGTTGATCCCGCTGGGAACTATTTTTTATTTGAGCTTTACGGATTGGGATTTTATGAGTCCCGTTAAAACATTTGTAGGCTTTGAAAACTATATTTATTTATTCAGTAATTCAGCATTCTATCAATCGCTTGCCGTAACTCTCCTCTTTTGTCTTGGAAGCGTGCTTCCGGTGATGGCTTTTGGACTCACGCTTGCGTTGTTGCTAAACCGGAAGATGAAGGGCTCGGTTATATACCGGACGTTATTGTTCTCTCCTTGGGTTACACCAACGGTTGCTGTATCTATTGTATGGTCTTGGATATTCGAGCCTAAAGTAGGAATGGCCAATACGGTGCTGAGATGGTTCGGCTTTGACGGAATTGGCTGGCTTCAAGATACGAGATGGGCACTTGCAGGGGTGCTGATCGTTACCATCTGGAAGCTGATGGGCTGGTCGATGGTGTTTTTCTTAGTCGCCTTGCAAAATTTGCCGCGAGAGCTGTTGCAGGCTGGAGAGCTGGACGGGGCGGGAAGCTGGAGCAAGCTTCGATATATTACGATTCCGCTAATATCGCCAACGACCTTTTTTCTTTTTATTGTACAAACGATATCGGCGCTGCAAGCTTATGACCAAATTAACGTGTTAACGCAGGGTGGCCCGGCCGGTTCAACAAGAACGCTTCTATATATGTATTATCAATCGGCTTTTGAGTCGTTTGATATCGGAGAAGCTTCCTCTGTGGCGGTTGTGCTCGTAGCTATCTGTATGGTGCTGTCGATCGTATCCTTTGCCATCAGCCGTAAAACCGTTCATTACAGCCCATAA
- a CDS encoding transcriptional regulator, with product MDLYGANYSFGQLYGIMFFEDKPMTLEEMKQQMNMSKSNMSYAVRSLMDSKMIMKLDEKLERKDLYVAETDFFQAFQNFFAAKLQREIDVMLGAINEVIPPLSEIILDIDTEAEERLLCLKDLNKLRHGIEYYSWLQQFVDGLRNGEFFRQNETKHDL from the coding sequence ATGGACTTATATGGTGCTAATTATTCATTCGGACAGCTTTACGGCATCATGTTTTTTGAAGATAAACCAATGACACTTGAAGAAATGAAGCAGCAAATGAATATGAGCAAAAGCAATATGAGCTATGCCGTTCGATCCTTGATGGATTCAAAGATGATAATGAAATTGGATGAAAAACTGGAACGCAAAGATTTATATGTAGCGGAGACTGACTTTTTCCAAGCCTTCCAAAACTTCTTTGCAGCTAAGCTGCAGCGCGAAATCGATGTCATGCTCGGTGCAATAAATGAGGTTATTCCTCCGTTGTCTGAAATTATCTTAGATATTGATACGGAGGCTGAGGAGCGGCTCCTATGCCTAAAGGACTTGAACAAACTGCGCCATGGTATTGAGTATTACAGCTGGCTTCAGCAATTCGTCGACGGGCTTCGTAACGGAGAGTTTTTCCGCCAAAATGAGACCAAGCACGATCTTTAG
- a CDS encoding multidrug efflux SMR transporter — MKSEMGWGWTFLLLAIVLELSGTVSMKYSAGFSRFWPSILMFLFYGVSFTMLNFALSYMNVSVAYAIWSGIGIILITIVSVTIFHEKLPITSLLWIAVIVVGVVGLNMSVKNH; from the coding sequence ATGAAGAGTGAAATGGGCTGGGGATGGACATTTCTTCTTCTCGCTATCGTATTAGAGCTGTCGGGAACCGTTTCAATGAAATATTCAGCGGGCTTTTCACGATTTTGGCCCTCTATACTCATGTTTTTATTTTATGGTGTCAGCTTCACGATGCTAAACTTCGCTCTATCTTATATGAATGTGAGTGTTGCTTATGCGATCTGGTCAGGTATTGGCATTATTCTCATTACGATTGTCAGCGTTACGATTTTTCATGAAAAGCTGCCTATTACCTCATTGCTCTGGATCGCTGTTATCGTTGTTGGAGTAGTGGGCTTGAATATGAGTGTAAAAAACCATTAA
- a CDS encoding TetR/AcrR family transcriptional regulator encodes MVDYTANASYKLLLETAEQLIQEKGCRHTTLQQIMLSTGLSKGAIYHYVKSKEELFGLILASQVELINDSFLLTIEKSCSLTAPLLAITEGLDQLQQKDSVANQILTYLLSQKDKPGIANVLQQFHERSTATLLEWIESGQKEGLIAQTVDARKAAEQGVMLSYGMCVRNIMLADTLSSPARAFEKEDFYTFMLFILQDGTSE; translated from the coding sequence ATGGTAGATTACACTGCAAACGCGAGTTATAAATTATTGTTGGAAACAGCAGAGCAGCTCATTCAGGAAAAAGGCTGCCGACATACCACATTGCAGCAAATTATGCTTAGTACCGGATTGTCCAAAGGTGCCATCTATCATTATGTAAAAAGCAAGGAGGAGCTTTTTGGACTTATATTGGCTTCGCAAGTAGAGCTCATTAATGATTCCTTCCTGCTAACGATAGAGAAAAGCTGCAGTCTTACAGCTCCATTGCTTGCTATTACTGAGGGGCTTGATCAGCTTCAGCAGAAGGATAGTGTAGCTAATCAAATCTTAACTTATTTGCTTAGTCAGAAGGATAAGCCAGGTATTGCAAATGTGCTGCAGCAATTTCACGAGCGTTCAACAGCGACCTTGCTAGAGTGGATAGAAAGCGGACAAAAAGAGGGTCTCATTGCTCAAACCGTAGATGCGCGTAAAGCTGCGGAGCAAGGCGTAATGCTGTCATACGGCATGTGCGTTCGGAACATTATGTTAGCCGACACGCTTTCATCACCAGCTCGTGCATTCGAGAAAGAAGATTTTTATACATTTATGCTGTTCATTTTACAAGACGGAACTTCTGAATAG
- the sda gene encoding sporulation histidine kinase inhibitor Sda — protein MELLSDEMLVDTYYAAVQFELEPEFIRMLAIEMTRRRLKPENIKITA, from the coding sequence ATGGAGCTACTGTCTGACGAAATGTTAGTAGACACTTATTATGCAGCTGTGCAGTTTGAATTGGAACCCGAGTTTATTCGAATGTTAGCCATCGAAATGACACGCAGACGACTCAAACCAGAAAACATCAAAATTACAGCATAA
- a CDS encoding carbohydrate ABC transporter permease codes for MQAQNVFQRTIRHLLLLLFSAVMAFPFYWMITSALKTNDEIWQFPPTFWPSSPQWSNFLAAWLEAPFWRYLTNSILVASVIVLLQALNSAMMAYALTHMRFRLKKAITAIIMLGYMIPSTAVYLPSYMILAKLHLLDSYAGLILSNCVSVFSIFLIRQAFLQVSHELVEAGQIDGASSMRILWSILIPVTRSSFIVLALITFIEHYNNYFWPMLITKNPNLQLVSAGLRSFFVEGGAYGLKWPLIMAASSFTIIPLLVLFLFAQKTIMKSFNMSVGVNKG; via the coding sequence ATGCAAGCTCAAAATGTTTTTCAACGTACGATCAGGCATTTGTTATTGCTGCTCTTCAGTGCCGTTATGGCCTTTCCATTCTATTGGATGATTACAAGCGCGCTCAAAACAAATGATGAAATATGGCAATTCCCGCCCACCTTCTGGCCAAGTTCTCCTCAGTGGAGCAATTTTTTGGCGGCTTGGCTAGAAGCGCCTTTCTGGCGGTATTTAACGAATAGCATTCTCGTAGCTTCAGTCATCGTTCTGCTGCAGGCACTGAATTCTGCGATGATGGCTTATGCTTTGACGCATATGCGATTTCGATTGAAGAAAGCCATCACAGCAATCATAATGCTTGGTTATATGATTCCTAGCACAGCGGTGTACTTGCCGAGCTATATGATTTTGGCCAAGCTCCACCTGCTCGATTCCTATGCTGGCCTTATTTTATCCAACTGCGTCAGCGTCTTTTCCATTTTTTTAATCAGACAAGCTTTTTTACAGGTGTCGCATGAACTGGTAGAAGCAGGGCAAATCGATGGTGCGTCATCAATGCGGATTTTATGGTCGATTCTTATTCCGGTGACGCGTTCATCCTTCATTGTGCTCGCTCTTATCACGTTCATTGAACATTATAATAACTATTTTTGGCCGATGCTGATCACGAAAAATCCGAATCTGCAGCTAGTCTCGGCCGGCCTTAGAAGCTTCTTTGTGGAAGGAGGAGCCTATGGCTTGAAGTGGCCGCTTATTATGGCGGCAAGTTCTTTTACGATTATCCCGCTGCTTGTGCTGTTTCTTTTTGCGCAGAAGACGATTATGAAAAGCTTCAATATGTCAGTTGGCGTGAACAAAGGGTAG
- a CDS encoding HAD family hydrolase: protein MPDLMINNRAYKVSGILFDKDGTLLDFIGMWGSWSEFIFIELKNQLEHRGIPFQLDRIPSLWGTKHDADNMIIDYDRNGPLAMGTMNDLYAVLAWQLYSQGVSWAEAMELVQHCKKQADIELELSRPALPLPGSIDFLDSCREHGIRLGVVTADETEAANKHLEWLGIRNYFDVVIGTDLVERGKPFPDMMQLACQKLGIDCSEAAIIGDTNGDMRMGLAAGACVKVGIADVAEGSRVHKTLPNADEVIASYSELTSRRRVNEE, encoded by the coding sequence ATGCCTGACTTAATGATAAATAATCGAGCATACAAGGTGTCAGGTATCTTGTTTGACAAGGATGGAACGCTGCTGGATTTCATCGGGATGTGGGGCAGCTGGAGCGAGTTCATATTCATTGAGCTAAAGAATCAGCTAGAGCACCGTGGAATTCCTTTTCAGCTTGATCGAATTCCTAGCCTTTGGGGCACGAAACATGATGCTGACAACATGATCATCGATTATGATCGAAATGGCCCGCTTGCTATGGGCACGATGAATGACTTGTATGCAGTGCTTGCTTGGCAGTTGTACAGCCAAGGCGTATCGTGGGCCGAAGCGATGGAGCTTGTTCAGCATTGCAAGAAGCAAGCGGATATTGAGCTGGAGCTCTCGCGCCCAGCTCTCCCGCTGCCTGGAAGCATTGATTTTCTGGATAGCTGCAGAGAGCATGGCATTAGACTTGGCGTTGTCACTGCTGATGAAACGGAGGCTGCAAATAAACATTTGGAGTGGCTTGGAATTCGCAATTATTTTGATGTCGTAATCGGCACTGATTTGGTTGAGCGAGGCAAGCCGTTTCCGGATATGATGCAGTTGGCCTGCCAGAAGCTTGGAATTGATTGTTCGGAGGCTGCGATTATAGGCGACACTAATGGAGATATGCGGATGGGACTTGCGGCTGGAGCTTGCGTAAAAGTTGGTATCGCAGATGTTGCCGAAGGATCTCGCGTCCACAAGACGCTTCCTAATGCAGATGAAGTTATTGCTTCTTATAGCGAGCTAACGAGTAGGAGACGAGTGAATGAAGAGTGA